Proteins from one Mesotoga infera genomic window:
- the minD gene encoding septum site-determining protein MinD codes for MAKVFVVTSGKGGVGKTTVTANIGCALANKGAKVCLIDADIGLKNLDIALGLENRVVHTILDVANGKVTASEALVRHKQIKGLYLLAASQIATKEMLSPEDMKKIVAEVYPKFDYIIVDSPAGIERGFRNAIAAAEKALVVTTPELPAITDADRVIGLLENSGMLESNIRLLINRFKLQMVKRGDMLTREDIQGNLAIDLIGIIPDSDEVIVATNKGVPVVLNGNGEGIGRVFNNIAQRIKGEAIPVENDILEQGSWGFLEFLKRLFRRN; via the coding sequence ATGGCCAAGGTATTCGTTGTGACTTCCGGAAAAGGGGGAGTCGGTAAAACGACAGTAACGGCCAATATTGGTTGTGCTCTCGCCAACAAGGGCGCCAAGGTCTGTCTCATAGACGCCGATATAGGTCTGAAGAACCTTGATATTGCCCTGGGTTTGGAGAACAGGGTTGTTCATACGATACTGGACGTTGCGAATGGAAAAGTAACGGCTTCTGAGGCTTTGGTTAGGCATAAACAGATAAAGGGACTGTACCTTCTTGCGGCGTCGCAGATAGCGACCAAGGAAATGCTTTCTCCCGAAGATATGAAGAAAATCGTGGCCGAGGTTTATCCGAAGTTCGACTATATCATCGTCGATTCCCCTGCTGGAATCGAAAGAGGCTTCAGAAATGCTATAGCCGCCGCAGAAAAGGCTTTGGTGGTGACCACCCCGGAGCTTCCAGCCATTACCGATGCGGATAGAGTAATAGGGCTCCTGGAAAACTCAGGTATGCTAGAGAGCAATATACGCCTTCTGATAAACCGTTTCAAGTTACAGATGGTTAAGCGCGGAGATATGCTCACCAGGGAAGATATACAGGGAAACCTGGCAATAGACCTCATCGGTATCATACCCGACAGCGACGAGGTAATCGTGGCAACAAACAAGGGCGTTCCGGTCGTACTCAATGGAAATGGTGAGGGGATCGGAAGGGTTTTCAACAACATCGCCCAGAGAATAAAAGGGGAAGCGATTCCGGTCGAAAACGACATCCTAGAACAGGGATCCTGGGGATTCTTGGAATTCCTCAAGCGACTTTTCAGAAGAAACTGA
- a CDS encoding secondary thiamine-phosphate synthase enzyme YjbQ, which translates to MIYTIKSSKRIEFIDITDLVFQSLRESRVSHGVVNVFVPHTTAGVTINENSDPSVVEDIISWLARLVPTSEEFKHLEGNSDAHIKATLVGSSVNIPFSDSELNLGVWQAVYFCEFDGPRKRNVVVSVIG; encoded by the coding sequence ATGATATATACGATAAAAAGCAGCAAGCGCATAGAATTCATAGACATTACCGATCTGGTTTTCCAGTCTCTCAGAGAATCACGCGTCTCTCACGGTGTGGTCAACGTATTCGTTCCCCACACGACAGCTGGCGTAACGATAAACGAAAACTCCGACCCAAGCGTTGTAGAGGATATAATTAGCTGGCTGGCCCGCTTAGTGCCGACAAGTGAAGAGTTCAAGCATCTTGAAGGGAACTCAGACGCCCATATCAAAGCTACTCTTGTAGGTTCTTCGGTAAATATACCGTTCAGCGATAGTGAACTGAATCTCGGAGTCTGGCAGGCCGTATATTTTTGCGAGTTCGACGGCCCGAGGAAGAGGAACGTTGTGGTCTCGGTGATCGGATAG
- a CDS encoding polysaccharide pyruvyl transferase family protein, translated as MRQFPFGGLTLVGYYGYDNLGDDLLLLSSLALLEEIEFKGPVFLPAAPPVEKIYGRFPEKLDVRIIKRFNPRDLALAISSSVMTVFGGGNLLQDCTSWRSFIYYYGLARYTLRKGKPLIFLSQGFGPIEHGSNKKALDRLLSNPLTSGVTRDDCSFQHFSSLSKNVHPGTDYGPYYLFKKGILPKRRQSETGLAVIVLKNGTKVDDVLKALKLNNITAVCAIGFHNHHDEEKRRELEEKASANGFKIYKTSTDMEGVIEVFNSAQLIITERLHGAILAISMGIPFVWRKNSKLDSFVKSLDGRCDLNFEDGCEDLTIAINNSLKYSVDLKGEYLSRLNETVETSKGIMRKILDRG; from the coding sequence GTGAGGCAATTTCCGTTTGGCGGGTTAACTCTGGTGGGTTACTACGGTTATGACAACCTTGGTGACGATCTTTTGTTACTCTCTTCTCTTGCTCTGCTGGAAGAGATAGAATTCAAAGGTCCCGTTTTTTTGCCAGCCGCCCCTCCAGTAGAAAAGATCTATGGAAGGTTTCCAGAGAAATTGGACGTGCGGATAATAAAAAGATTCAATCCGCGTGATCTCGCCTTGGCCATCAGTAGCTCGGTGATGACCGTCTTCGGTGGGGGAAATCTTTTGCAGGATTGCACGAGCTGGAGAAGCTTCATCTACTACTACGGATTGGCCAGGTACACTTTGAGAAAGGGAAAACCGCTCATTTTTCTTTCCCAGGGCTTCGGACCTATTGAGCACGGTTCCAACAAAAAGGCTCTGGACAGACTCCTCTCAAATCCCCTCACCTCGGGAGTAACAAGGGACGATTGCAGTTTCCAGCACTTCTCTTCGTTGTCGAAGAACGTTCACCCCGGTACCGATTATGGACCGTACTACCTTTTCAAGAAGGGAATACTCCCCAAAAGAAGGCAAAGTGAAACGGGCTTAGCGGTGATCGTTCTGAAAAACGGGACAAAGGTCGATGATGTTCTGAAAGCCTTGAAACTGAACAACATAACGGCCGTCTGCGCGATCGGTTTTCACAACCATCACGACGAAGAAAAGAGAAGAGAGCTTGAAGAGAAAGCGAGTGCGAATGGCTTCAAGATCTACAAGACTTCAACAGATATGGAAGGCGTCATAGAGGTTTTCAACAGCGCGCAGCTGATAATTACCGAGAGACTTCACGGAGCGATACTGGCCATCTCCATGGGAATACCTTTCGTGTGGCGTAAAAATAGCAAACTCGACAGTTTCGTTAAATCGCTGGACGGTCGATGCGATCTCAACTTTGAAGATGGTTGCGAGGATTTGACGATAGCTATCAACAACTCTTTGAAGTATTCGGTAGACCTTAAGGGAGAATATCTCTCCCGCCTGAACGAAACTGTTGAGACAAGCAAAGGAATTATGAGGAAAATTTTAGATAGAGGGTGA
- a CDS encoding class I SAM-dependent rRNA methyltransferase: MGHPWIYDNEIERCETPIDGSLVDVFTFSGQFVGRGYYNSNSIIRIRLLTRKNVSIDREFFKEKFSKAYRSRESLLRNSNAVRIVFGEADGLPGLIVDKFSDYLVVQFNTLGINTFRDEIVESLVKLFNPTGIFEKSEGLALSKEGLERKEEWIHGKGPELIPFVLNGIKFLADTKGQKTGFFLDQRENALRLSSMSGGGRVIDLFSYTGNFALHCLAGGARAATLVDVSQRALDVASENASLNGWKDRCTFITANAFDFLRESDQSSFDIIVIDPPAMAKSSSSKANALRGYKELNLRAIKSLRSGRLLATSSCTQILSEEEWQRSINDAFQDSKKLGIVSFRGGQPSDHPEVSSIYETKYLKFLIYRVFGINEF; the protein is encoded by the coding sequence ATGGGACATCCCTGGATCTACGATAATGAAATCGAAAGATGCGAAACGCCTATCGATGGAAGTCTGGTAGATGTTTTCACTTTCTCTGGCCAGTTCGTAGGACGCGGTTACTACAACTCGAACTCGATCATACGTATAAGGCTCTTGACGCGTAAGAACGTGTCAATAGACAGAGAATTCTTCAAAGAAAAGTTTTCCAAGGCTTATCGTTCCAGAGAGTCTCTCCTGCGTAATAGCAACGCGGTACGTATCGTATTCGGAGAGGCTGACGGTTTGCCTGGTCTGATCGTGGACAAGTTTTCCGATTATCTGGTCGTTCAGTTCAATACCCTTGGAATAAACACTTTCAGGGACGAGATAGTCGAATCGCTCGTTAAACTTTTCAATCCCACGGGCATCTTTGAGAAGAGTGAGGGTCTGGCATTGAGCAAAGAGGGTCTGGAGCGAAAAGAGGAATGGATACACGGCAAGGGACCGGAATTGATACCCTTCGTACTGAACGGCATCAAATTTCTGGCAGACACGAAAGGTCAGAAGACCGGTTTTTTCCTCGATCAGCGTGAAAATGCCCTGAGGCTCTCGTCTATGAGCGGTGGAGGAAGGGTGATAGACCTATTTTCGTACACGGGGAATTTCGCGCTTCACTGCCTCGCGGGAGGCGCCAGAGCGGCAACGTTAGTCGATGTGTCCCAGAGAGCGCTGGACGTAGCCAGCGAGAACGCTTCACTTAACGGATGGAAAGACAGATGCACTTTCATCACCGCCAACGCTTTCGATTTTCTACGTGAAAGCGATCAATCGTCTTTCGATATAATTGTTATCGATCCTCCCGCAATGGCTAAATCTTCCTCATCTAAGGCAAATGCACTGAGGGGGTACAAGGAACTCAATTTAAGGGCCATCAAGAGTCTCAGGAGCGGTCGTCTTCTGGCCACTTCGTCATGCACACAGATACTTTCTGAGGAGGAGTGGCAGAGATCGATAAACGATGCCTTTCAAGACAGCAAGAAACTAGGAATCGTCTCCTTCAGAGGCGGTCAACCTTCCGACCACCCTGAGGTAAGTTCCATATACGAGACGAAGTACCTGAAATTCCTTATATACAGGGTGTTTGGTATAAACGAATTTTGA
- a CDS encoding iron-containing alcohol dehydrogenase family protein encodes MWRYFLPTRVFSGSGVLKINQTVFKENGTKALVVTGRSSARVSGALDDTIEILMNLDVPYVLFDGVEENPSFATVEKGGKIMGENDCDFVVAIGGGSPLDAAKAISTLNKNKGITCDDLYRGDSLAAFPIIAIPTTSGTGSEVTPYSILTDSNGTKRGFGMSSTFPIVSFLDARYTLTMSHEVTLATALDALSHSLEGEVVNNGDNPLVKMLSAESTAIIHRVLPRLMNRENDLTLREKIQYAAMLAGMVIAHTGTTAAHAAGYPLSSFKGIKHGIANAVTIIKVFERIAQADPERIARAIEPFESIGELEEFLDSFEVQKMVPALTEDEVQRWSEQSSKASHNKKTPGNLDRDFYIDLYRGLGKH; translated from the coding sequence ATGTGGAGATACTTTCTACCGACGAGAGTCTTCTCGGGAAGCGGTGTCCTAAAAATCAACCAGACGGTCTTCAAAGAGAATGGAACGAAAGCCCTCGTAGTTACCGGTAGATCGTCGGCCCGAGTAAGTGGTGCTCTTGACGATACAATCGAGATTCTCATGAACCTCGACGTGCCTTATGTGCTCTTCGACGGTGTTGAAGAGAATCCATCCTTTGCGACGGTGGAAAAGGGTGGAAAAATCATGGGTGAAAATGACTGCGATTTCGTTGTAGCTATCGGTGGAGGTAGTCCGCTCGATGCGGCCAAGGCCATCTCGACTCTCAATAAAAACAAGGGCATAACCTGCGATGACCTTTATCGGGGCGATTCGCTGGCAGCTTTTCCGATAATAGCGATTCCAACAACCTCGGGAACCGGGAGCGAAGTAACACCTTACTCGATTCTAACAGACAGCAACGGCACAAAAAGAGGTTTCGGCATGTCATCAACTTTTCCGATCGTTTCCTTTCTGGATGCTAGATATACTCTCACCATGTCACACGAGGTAACTCTTGCCACCGCTCTGGACGCACTGTCTCATTCGCTTGAGGGGGAAGTTGTCAATAACGGGGACAATCCTCTTGTAAAAATGCTCTCCGCAGAATCCACCGCAATAATCCATCGTGTTTTGCCTCGTCTGATGAATAGAGAAAACGATCTCACATTGAGAGAGAAAATACAGTACGCAGCCATGCTTGCAGGCATGGTGATAGCTCATACAGGGACAACAGCCGCTCATGCGGCCGGCTATCCCCTCTCTTCGTTCAAAGGCATCAAACACGGGATTGCCAACGCCGTGACGATAATAAAGGTATTCGAGAGAATAGCCCAGGCCGATCCCGAAAGAATTGCCAGAGCCATCGAACCTTTTGAAAGTATAGGAGAGCTCGAAGAATTCCTTGATAGTTTCGAAGTCCAGAAAATGGTTCCTGCCCTGACCGAAGATGAAGTACAAAGATGGTCGGAACAATCGTCGAAAGCCTCGCACAACAAGAAAACTCCTGGAAATCTCGACAGAGATTTCTACATAGATCTTTATAGAGGACTGGGTAAGCATTGA
- a CDS encoding cell division topological specificity factor MinE codes for MFFGLFRKKKKTEGSRKEAKDRLESITGGRRYSVPVREVIPQELLQSSGKDMIYQIKAYVADKYKVKEENVKVQLEEHNGYVVIITNVVFH; via the coding sequence ATGTTCTTTGGACTTTTCAGAAAAAAGAAGAAGACGGAAGGAAGCAGAAAAGAAGCAAAGGATAGACTGGAATCGATCACCGGAGGCAGAAGGTACTCTGTACCGGTTCGAGAAGTGATTCCTCAAGAGCTTCTCCAATCAAGCGGCAAGGATATGATCTACCAGATAAAGGCCTATGTCGCCGACAAATACAAGGTAAAAGAAGAGAACGTCAAGGTACAGCTCGAAGAGCACAACGGTTATGTTGTGATAATCACCAATGTCGTCTTCCACTGA